The window GCAGCGTTCGCGGATCCGTGCTGTGGTCACGTCTGCGTCGTCAACGGCGAAGTACGGCATCCACGCCACGGCCACAGCGAGATCCCGTGCGAGTGCGCCGATGCCGGCGATCGGAATCCCCTCGTGAAGACCGACGGAGCAGGCATCCCCGAGCCGAGCGGGGCGGAACGTCCAGTCGAGGACAGAACCGTAGAACTGCTGCGCCGCTTCGAGATCGCGGGTCATGAGGCTGACCCAGCACGGAGCGCCGAACATCGCGTGGCTTGAAGTTGACATGCCTGCCATCTCCTCCGCCGTCACATACAACCGGCACGTCCCACAGTAGCGCCGGGCAGGTCGAGCCACTGGGGCTCAGCACCGTACCGGCTGCGGCACAACAGGTGTCGCACCCACCTACCCTTCTCCCGGGCTGCGTGGCTCACCAGCTGTGACAGTGGCCGGCCGCAGACGAACGGCCGCAGGTGTCGCCCGCCGACGGCGGCTCTTCCCCGGGGCCCGCCGGGCCGTCCAGCTCAAGCGCCGCAGAGTGGACCGCAAGTCCGGCAGGATCAGCCCCAAGACCGTCCACACGGCCACCCGCCTCACCGCCGCGCAGGCCACACCCACCCACTCACGAACCTGGTCGAGCCGGTTCTCATATCCGTTCCACGGGCGGACCGCACCGCCCGAAGCAGGGCAGGTGCTGGGCTTGGTGCTGCGTCGCGGGCGTGCGCCGGGGCGTGCGGCAGCCCCCTTTCCCGCGTTCCCGGCCCTACCGCCAGTCCCCCAGCGTGCTGTGCTGGTGTGCGTGTTGAAGAGCTCCGGGGGTACGCGTGTGGAACGGTGAGCTGTTTCAGCTCATGCCATACGAGTGGAGGGGCTCCCCTTATGGGACACGGCGGAAATGTGATCGCGGAACTCACCACCGACCACCGCGAGGTCGACGAACTGTTCGAGAAGATCGAGGCGCAGCCGGTCGGCGACAAGCGGCGCCGGAAGCTGGTCGATGCACTGACCATTGAACTGGTACGGCATTCCGTCGCCGAGGAGATGCACCTGTACCCGGCGGTCCGCAAGCACGTCGAGGGCGGTGACTGGATCGCGGACAAGGAACTCTCCGATCATGCAGAGGCGGAACAGCACCTCAAGGGCCTGGAGGGCCTGGCTGCGGACGACCCGCAGTTCGACCACTTGGTAGCGAAGCTGAAGCTCGAGGTGAGCGAGCAC is drawn from Streptomyces sp. NBC_01717 and contains these coding sequences:
- a CDS encoding hemerythrin domain-containing protein — its product is MGHGGNVIAELTTDHREVDELFEKIEAQPVGDKRRRKLVDALTIELVRHSVAEEMHLYPAVRKHVEGGDWIADKELSDHAEAEQHLKGLEGLAADDPQFDHLVAKLKLEVSEHIRDEEERLFPLLAAACTPEALNELGDKVRTAKKTAPTRPHPSAPDTPPGNKLLGPGVGLVDRARDLLTGRGKS